Below is a genomic region from Helicobacter sp. MIT 21-1697.
AAAATTTGCCAATAAGTACAAAGGTAATAATCATGCTCACAGATTCAAAATAAGTCTCGCCACTGCGCGTGAGAGCAGCATATAGAGAATAAATATAAGTTAGCGTAGAGCCAACAGCAACGAGCAAATCCATACCCACAAAACCATTTTTTAATCCATAATAGCTTGAGCGAAAAAACACCCAGCCAGAGTAAAAAAGTGCAGGAGTGCACAGGATAAATGAGGCGAGATTGAGTATATCTTTTGCTTCCTTGGTGATACCAAGAAAATACCCGCTATATTGTGCAATGGCTACCCACATAATATTCATTGTGCAAAAAAGTGCAACAATCACGCGTATATAATATTCTTTCATTTGTTTTTTATCTGCGCTTTCTTGGATTCGGCTATCATATACATACGCATCATAGCCAATAGATTGAATAAGTGCGACAATAGCACTTAAGGGGAGTTTGTTTCTATCCCAAACAATGCTTGCTTTGTTGTTCGTATAATTAATGGAAGCACTTATAATCCCCTCTTGCGCTAAAAGGATCTTTTCATTAAGCCAAATACACGCTGCACAATGAATCCCGCTTATAATTAAATGTACTTCGCAGAGTTCCGCATCGTCTTTTGTAATGGTATGGACATATTTTTGCATAAATGCGTCTGTGTCAAATCGCTTCAAATCATTGTGAGTATCAAGTGTTGGGGGAGCAAGGGGACTTGTGAGTTTATCATAAAAACTTGTGAGTGAGCAATCTTGGAGCAAAAAATATACACTTTCGCAGCCATTGCAACAAAAATGTAGCTCCTCTCCTTGCTCATTATAGCGTGTGCTTAATTGTGAATCATCATATTCAAGCTGACAATGGGAACATCGCACTTTTTAACACTCTGCAAGTTCATTGTAAAGGGAATCTCGCTCAATCGCACGAAATCCAGCGTCTTTAATTTGTGAGATAAGCTCCTCTTTGTTTAATCCGCTTTTGCTTTTTGCTCCTGCGGCAGATTGAATGCTTTCTAATTGAATTGTTCCGTCCATATCATCAGCACCAAATTCTTGTGCAACAATAGCAAGATTAAGCCCCAAAGTTGCCCAATATGCCTTTATATGTGGGATATTATGAAGCAAGATTCTCGCAATAGCAATTGTTTTTAGAATCTCTTGTCCGCTTGGAAATGCTTTGACATTGAGAAAATTATTTTCGCGTTGATAAAGAAGGGGGATAAAGGCATTGAATCCACCCTGTTTTTGCGCTACTTTGGCGTTTTCACTTTGAGCAGCGCGTAATCGCAGCATATGATCAATTCTATGTTCTCTTTGTTCTATGTGTCCAAAAAGCATTGTTGCATTACTCATTTTACCTAGAGTATGCCAATATGTGTGAATCTCAAGCCATCTTTGTGAGCTTACCTTGCCTTTGCAGATAAAAGCACGCACCTGCTCATCAAAGATTTCAGCACCACCTCCGGGCATAGAATCTACTCCAGCCTTTGCCATATCTTCAAGCACTCTCTTGTAGCCTTTGTTTGAGATTCTATCTAAATAATCTACTTCTGCGGCAGTGAGAGCTTTTAAATGCACTTGTGGCAGAGCCTTTTTGACTTCTTTGAAAAGTTCAAAATACCATTCATAAGTATAGTTTGGATTATGACTAGAAACGATATGAAGCTCTTTTGCGCCGTTTTCATAGGCATTATGTGCTTGAGCGAGAATCTCATCAATGTTCATAGAATAAGGATTGGGATTTTTGCGTGAGGCAGAAAATGCGCAAAATTTACATACATCTGCACAAATATTGCTTGGGTTAATATGGCGATTGTTGTTAAAAAATACTTTTTTATCATACCGCTCTTTGCGGAGATTATATGCTGCTTCACCAAGTGTGAAAATATCATATTCATACAATCTGCTTAGCTCTTTTGGGCTTAAATCCTCATCTTGTGCCAAAGCCTTTTGTAATAAATCCATTTTTTCTCCTTAAAACTTTAAAAAAGTGATTGTATAGCATAAAATCTTAGAATCTCATTTACACATTCTTACATATTTTCTATTGTTTGTGCGCCAAAGAATTACCCACCTGTGTAATAAAATGCACGCGTAGAATGCTTTTGTTGCTCCATTTCCTGCTCCCATTGATTCTTTTCGGGTTTATTGCGCACAGAGAGTTCTAAAAGTTTTTGCATTTTTTCTTTATCATTTTGCATAATGGCATCTTTAAGATTCACGCTTTCTTGGTAATACAAGCAAGGGCAAATCACGCCATCACTTGTGAGACGGATACGATTGCAGCTTGCACAAAAATCATCTTCGTGTGGAGAGATAATACCGAAGGTAAGCTGTTTTGGCAAAGAGGGTGAGTCATTATCCTTTAAGATAATTGAATACAGCTTTGCTGGACCGAAACATTCTTTTTTTTCTAAGGTAGTAGGATACTTAGTGTTAATAATGTTTAGAATCTCTGCACTTCGCAAACCTTTTAAGCCCTCTTTTGCGTGGATATTTTCCATAAATTCAATAAAACGAATGCCAAAGCCATGGGTGGCGGCAAATTCAAGCATATCAATGATTTCATCATCATTTATACCTTGAATTGGCACCATATTGAGCTTAATGCCTAATCCAAGATGAGCGGCTTTATGAATGCCTCTTAGGATTTGTGGCAGAGCATCGCGCTTAGAAATAAGCTTTATACGCTCACTTTTAAGAGAATCCAAAGAGATATTAATGCGTGAAAGCCCTGCATCTTTTAAATCTTTAGCGTATTTTTCAAGCAAAAAGGCATTACTTGTGAGTGTAAGCTCAATATGAGGTGCGTATTCGTAAATTTGAGCGATAAATGCGCTTAAATCTGCCCTCAAAAGAGGCTCTCCGCCTGTAATACGGATTTTTTTTATACCATTATCAATGGCAAGCTTGATAAATTCAAGCATTTTAGGCAGAGGCAATGCACTCTCATCTACAAAATCTTCTGGTGTATCAGGCATACAATATTGGCAGCGGAAATTGCATTGCTTGGTAACAGATACGCGTATATAATCAATCGTGCGAGAAAAAGAATCTACTAACATTGCTCTTCCAAAATGTAAATTTATATTTAAAGAAATTAGGATTATACAAAATAAGATACAATGCTTACTAAAAATGAAAGGTTTTTATGCAAAAGATTGCTATTCCGTGTGTGATACTTGCTGGTGGCAAAAGTTCGCGTTTGGGCACAGATAAGACGCAAATTGCATTTGGACAGCATACGCTTAGTCAATGGGTATTTATGCGTTTGAGTGTCTTGTTTGAATCTCTTTATATCAGCGCAAAAACGCGGGATAAATTTCAGTTTGAAGCTCCGTTTTTGATAGAATCTAGTTCTATCTATGCCCCTATGGTAGGAATGATTAATGCCTTTAAAAAATTAGATACGCAAGAGATTATGTTTTTAAGTGTGGATACACCTTTTATCACTTGCGCAACTTTGCATAATATTGCCCTTGCGAATGCTCCTATTGTCTATGCACAGAGTGCCCATAAGGCACATTATCTTATTTCCAAATGGCATAAATCTATGCTTGATACGCTTATATGGGCATATAAGGCTAAAAATTATGCCCTGCATCGCATTATAGAATCTCACCCCTATCAAAGCATTGCTGCAACAGAAGAGGAATGTCTTAACATCAACACAATGGACGACTATCGTGAGGCTTTAAAAGTCTATGAGGATATGGAATAGCTATGGCAGCTGATGAAGAAAAAACCCAAGCCCCATCGGCACATAAGATTCAAAGAGCTAGAGAAGAAGGTAATGTCAGCAAAAGCCCAGAATTTGCTGGTTTTTTTATTTTGCTTATAGGTTTGGGATTGATGTTTTTACTTCTGCCTTTTTGGGTAGAAGGCACGCAGAGAATCTACCATCATATCAATCAGCTTATGCTGCTTGATGTGGATAGGCGTTTGTTGGGCAATCTAATGCTAAGTATTGGGCTTGAAGTGTTTTTTATGCTTGCACCGCTTTTTCTTGTGCTGATGATTACGGGGGTTATTGCAAATGTCGCACAATTTGGATTGCTTCTTTCACCTAAAGCGATTAAGCCTAAAATATCTAAAATTAACCCTATAACAGGCATTAAAAATGTTATTTCACTTAAAAAGATTCTAGATGGTTTTATGATTACCTTAAAGGTTTTTGTAGCCTTTATTGTTGGGTTTGCTGTATTTGTGAGTTTTTTTGATGAATTACCAAGCGTTTCAATGAGCGGATTGTATGGGCAGATTATGTGGTTTAGGCAAAAGGCACTTATCCTTATTGGAGTGCTATTAATTTTGTTTTTTATTATGGCAGTAAGTGATTATTTGATTAAACGTTATCAATACATCAAAAGTCTCAAAATGAGCATTAAAGAAGTCAAAGATGAATACAAACAATATGAGCAAAGTCCTGAAGTGAAGGCTAAGATTCGTCAAATGCAACAAAAAATCGCAAATAATCGTATGATGCAAGAAATCCCTTCTGCTTCCGTTGTTATCACTAACCCTACGCATTATGCTGTGGCGTTGCGTTATAGTGAGAAAGAGATTGAAAAAGGTATGCCTCCAATATTGGTAGCAAAAGGCATTGATGAGCTTGCCATACGCATTAAAAGTATAGCAAGAGAATATGATATTAAAATCATTGAGAATCCACCTCTTGCACGCGAACTTTATCGGCAGTTGGATTTAAATCAAGTTATTCCTCACGACCTTTTTGCAGCGGTAGGACAGGTGTTAAGCGAGGTTGCATATCTTGAGGAGCGTGAAGGCAAGAAAAAAATGAGTAAGATTCTTGAAATTGCAGGAGAGAAAGTAGCCAAAGAGCGTCAAATCTAAGATTTTATGCTATAATAAAACCTTTATTCTTTGTAATCCAAAGGCACGAGTATGGGTAATAAGCGGTTGATATTGACAAGTCTAGGTATTATGACACTTATTATTGTAGGGATTATGGCTTTTACTTCTTTCATCTTTGAGACACAAGAGCCACGTCTGAATATGCAAGGGAAAGCTCTTCCCACACATTGGAATCTTCAAGATGAGATGTGGGTAAAATTTGATGATGAAAGTGGTATTAGGGATTATCGGGTGCAAGTGATATTTGATGGAGAGGTTTTGAGTGATGAAAAAGAAATCATTTTAAATAAACCAAAATCTATTAAAATTTCATTGCCAAAACCTTCTACTTTACTTAAAAATGGAGCAGCTCTTCAATACAAGATTGCAGTAACAGATTGGAGTAATTCACATTTTTTTAGCGGCAATACTGCCAAAGTTGAACTCAAT
It encodes:
- the mqnE gene encoding aminofutalosine synthase MqnE, with translation MDLLQKALAQDEDLSPKELSRLYEYDIFTLGEAAYNLRKERYDKKVFFNNNRHINPSNICADVCKFCAFSASRKNPNPYSMNIDEILAQAHNAYENGAKELHIVSSHNPNYTYEWYFELFKEVKKALPQVHLKALTAAEVDYLDRISNKGYKRVLEDMAKAGVDSMPGGGAEIFDEQVRAFICKGKVSSQRWLEIHTYWHTLGKMSNATMLFGHIEQREHRIDHMLRLRAAQSENAKVAQKQGGFNAFIPLLYQRENNFLNVKAFPSGQEILKTIAIARILLHNIPHIKAYWATLGLNLAIVAQEFGADDMDGTIQLESIQSAAGAKSKSGLNKEELISQIKDAGFRAIERDSLYNELAEC
- the moaA gene encoding GTP 3',8-cyclase MoaA — protein: MLVDSFSRTIDYIRVSVTKQCNFRCQYCMPDTPEDFVDESALPLPKMLEFIKLAIDNGIKKIRITGGEPLLRADLSAFIAQIYEYAPHIELTLTSNAFLLEKYAKDLKDAGLSRINISLDSLKSERIKLISKRDALPQILRGIHKAAHLGLGIKLNMVPIQGINDDEIIDMLEFAATHGFGIRFIEFMENIHAKEGLKGLRSAEILNIINTKYPTTLEKKECFGPAKLYSIILKDNDSPSLPKQLTFGIISPHEDDFCASCNRIRLTSDGVICPCLYYQESVNLKDAIMQNDKEKMQKLLELSVRNKPEKNQWEQEMEQQKHSTRAFYYTGG
- the mobA gene encoding molybdenum cofactor guanylyltransferase MobA, with the translated sequence MQKIAIPCVILAGGKSSRLGTDKTQIAFGQHTLSQWVFMRLSVLFESLYISAKTRDKFQFEAPFLIESSSIYAPMVGMINAFKKLDTQEIMFLSVDTPFITCATLHNIALANAPIVYAQSAHKAHYLISKWHKSMLDTLIWAYKAKNYALHRIIESHPYQSIAATEEECLNINTMDDYREALKVYEDME
- the flhB gene encoding flagellar biosynthesis protein FlhB codes for the protein MAADEEKTQAPSAHKIQRAREEGNVSKSPEFAGFFILLIGLGLMFLLLPFWVEGTQRIYHHINQLMLLDVDRRLLGNLMLSIGLEVFFMLAPLFLVLMITGVIANVAQFGLLLSPKAIKPKISKINPITGIKNVISLKKILDGFMITLKVFVAFIVGFAVFVSFFDELPSVSMSGLYGQIMWFRQKALILIGVLLILFFIMAVSDYLIKRYQYIKSLKMSIKEVKDEYKQYEQSPEVKAKIRQMQQKIANNRMMQEIPSASVVITNPTHYAVALRYSEKEIEKGMPPILVAKGIDELAIRIKSIAREYDIKIIENPPLARELYRQLDLNQVIPHDLFAAVGQVLSEVAYLEEREGKKKMSKILEIAGEKVAKERQI